From the Kazachstania africana CBS 2517 chromosome 12, complete genome genome, the window atcgATTTTGACTTCTCTTAATGAAGTTGTCACCCCAGCTTGGTTACCTACTGGACAAACCTTTGACTGACCGCCACGGCGGGAAACTATCGCATTGATAACCGAAGATTTACCAACATTTGGATAGCCAATAACACCAACAACGATAGATCTCTTTAAGTTAGAGTTGTTAGAATATGTTTTCAATGCTTCCAATAATGCGGAAGCGGTGACTGATTGAGTTAGTttcttattgaaagaagttcCAGTAGTGGCACCAGGAGATGCACGTAATGGAATTGTTGGGAAGCTGGACTTCAAGACGTTTAACCATTGCTCTAAAACGTATGGAGGAACTAAATCGACcttattcaaaataagaATCAAACGTTTCCCTTGACTTTGAAGGACAGCTTCTTCCACCTTTCTGGATCTCGTACCTTCTGGATCTCTTGCATCCAAAACATATAGGACAACATCAGAAGCATCAACTACggttttgaagattttatCATATGCCTTACGggatttttcaagttctgAATCTGTACTTTCCTCGTCATAGAAATTAATATCGTAGTCCACAATATCGTTTTCATCAATCTGAGTATCCACCGCTTGATTTGGTACGCCTTCATATTCCGCTGCAGCTTGTTGAGCTGATGCAACTAAAGCAGCCAAACCATCCTGACCGTCGTCTGCAAATTCGTCTTCTTCCATGATATCATCGCCCGCTTTGAGAGCTTCTTGCCTAGCTTGAAGTCTTTGTTGCTTAGCTAATTCCTTCATCTCTAAATCTTTCTGTTTTTTAGCTTCGATttcttcaagaattttGGCCTTGTATGGAAAGCTAGATGGAATACCAGGATCTTTCTTGTGTCTTGATTTCCATGTTGGATCAGTCTTAGCATGCtttctttcctttcttctttgggCAGttgctttctttttaataCCCTCTCTCATACGAGTGGATGTTCTCTTTGAAGTACGCTTCCTTACtctcatttttctctattCAAACTGCCTTAACGAGACCTAGTTAAGTGATTGCAATTCCCAATTGTATAGTATAAAACTTGAATATATCTTTTCATCTCATCGCACTCTgtctgaaaattttcatttcaagATTTCCGAATTAATTTCGTGTGGCCGCGATGCTCAAATCATggagaaaaagaaaaaaaaagatatctTAGCGTAATGCaaattatatatgtatgGCCAAGGAGATTGCGCTTGTGATTACATGCAGTGCTTTCTATGTACATAAATTTTACAAGTTTCTCTGTTGATACACAAACTAAATGTGCTTCGAGTTTAGTGAtcaaactttgaaaaatcagcAAGCGAGAAGGCCGTCTTCAGCTTCTTGGATGATTGACTCGATGAATTCCTCTGAGACAGAGGTGATACCACTGGGCTATTAGCAGTCGACGATGTAGAGGACATTGGTCGTCCAATTTCCTGTCTTGAAATATCCCTTCGAAGATTGGACATACTCTTGCTACCCAtcttaaaattattaagaTTATCTCTGTTTCCATCATCAGGTGGGAACATTCCTTCTTCTAATTGCGATAAAGGTTCGAACATTGCGTGTGAGTTTCTAAATTTTGCCACTTTCATCTTGATTAAGTTTATcaaatgattcaatttGTGTAGTTGAAAGTGTCTTAACAATGTTCTTTTCCAAAACGAAAAATATAGAAGAAATACGATCAGAATCATGATAGTGAAAAATGACCACaaattttcacttttaaAGAGATTTGATGAAGTACTCAGTGGTAAAGACCCAAGAATAAAGCTTTTTCCAGAAATCTTGGCTTGTATTTCACTGGGTTCTACACCCACATGCACTGAACGTGATCCAGCTGTCACGCCGCCCGATGCGTATAAAAGTATTTTACCCAACGTCCAGGACAATTCAATATCCTGCAAGGAGCCCAAACTTTGAAATGTCGGGTGATCGGGCGTGTTATCCTCAAGGGATAGATTATTAGTTCTTTCATATGGCATATTAAAACCTTCATGCAGAATATTGAGAATCCAGTTACTCTTGAAGCATGTGTCCGCCAGGAATTCCACGGGAGTAGAATTGTACTCACCACTAtcactattttttttaattgtttGCCAGTCGGTGTTACAAAATTCTTCTACACTTTTACTGAATTTTTTATAGTCGTATGGTCCTCCTAGTTTAAAGACATCATTAGGTGTATACCAATACTCTGATATACCAACAAACCTATCTTTTTcgaaatcaatttttggcGTGTGCACTCCATTGAATAAACAAGGCTCATCTTCACAAGGTAAATTCTTTAACAAAAGCGGGTATATCGATTTTGAGcattgttcaaaatttcctGAGCCTATGGCGCTGAATTTCTTGcctttaaattcaaatttcctTTCACAACCGCTTGGCATACAAGGGTCtgttatttttcttgtggTTAgatcgtcatcatcataatcATTAGTATTTTCTGGAAGAGCATTTATTAACTGAGCAAGATATCTCTTTCTTGCCTGGTTTGCACCAAAGCCAAGCCAAGTGCTAACAAAAACATTCCATGCTTGGACATCACCATTAAtgcttttcaaataaaCCGTTGCAATATCGTCTCTAtgttttttgatttctgcAGGATCACTTGGAACAAAGGCAATTTGAGCAGATGCACCACCCATATCCATAAAGCCAAAACTGAAATGATTCGCTTCTGTTAGTTCGTAATTGTTGAAGTGTCCAGATAAATAATTTAACCCTAGCCATCCATATATACCTTCCATTTCGCCGTCAATAACTTCTATCTGAGAATTACAATCCTGcaataaaaatttattgtatttgTTAATACCAGTGCAAAGGttttttagaattttttcCCTTTTCTTATCTGGTAGCAATCTCATACCTGCAGTAGCCTGAATGAAAACTGGTGTGTCACGAAGCTTCTCTTTCGGAATGATCTCCTCAGCAAATTCAAGTAGCGGTTTGACGTGGTCAGAAAAAGCCTTATCAGCCTTGTGCTCATACGAGGAAAGGCCTGGTGTTATCTTATGAGTCCATTCAGGTgattgatatatttggGGAACTGAATGTAACATATTTGGTATTGTACTTTCATCATCTGGATAATTGGGATTCTgccatttgaaaatatgaataCGTGATCCTGAGGACCCAGCATCGATCACAACCCCATAAAAATCTTTTGTTAGAGAATCTACAAACATAATATGGTGATTGTACCACTGGAACTGATAGAGTTCTATCTTTGAACTGACTCAGTTCTTCTGTTCTTCATCCGACTATTTTCTACTTTCGGCGTCTTCACTATTTGTGATTTagcaaaaaagaaaaatgtaCTCGAAAACTTTGCtagcagaagaagagaatACGAAAAGATTAGACTTATGAAGTTAACATTACTACGAGCATTGTAAGGCAATAGTACCAAATGGTGTTTGGTATTACCAACTCACAAATTATTGTTAAAGTACAAGTTCTTAAAATCGTTCGGCATCAGGTACATTTCTATTCTTCGTGATACCTCACTTGCTGCTGTGGGTTTAAGGTGCTGACGGTACGATGCATAGCGTGAaactagaaaaaaaagaggattggtgataataataaagagTACATCcagatttttttatcatttattattttcggACACGTACACAAAGCACGTtcataaaaaataatatttttttatacaatatttttacaTTATCACATGATTAAAGTGCTGCACAATTATGGTTAGGTGGAAGCTTGGTAGGTAACTTATTTGCTTCTGATGTATGATAGTTAGAACAGTTTATACAAAAAGGGTAGTTACTCCATGTTGAATGGTGGTGTCCCAATACTTTGTCCATCATCAGTTAATAAGATTTTGTCCAAGACTTTTTCATATCATTATAAGTTTTGAACTGAAATCAAATGTGATAgacgaaaaaaaatacagaGATCAAGGTTGGTTTCGAGTATCTTTATGGATAGTCTTTTCTCAAAGACAGCAAAAGCAAGTGTGAGTTGATGTTTCAATTGTTTATACCCTTAATTAATTATGGAAATAGTTGAAGTAAATGgattatttctttctttgaatgtGTCTTAAAAGACTGCTATACGACGTAAATAAATGGTGTAGAATTCTATGCACTGGAAAAGTGTTTTTTAGGGAAAAAATGGGACAAAGCAATTAAAGTCAAGGTTGCTTTACATAAGATGATCGTTTTAGAATTTCTCTTGCTTGCATTTTGCAAAGTATATGGCCAAGATCATTGCATTGGTTGAGTCATACTGCGTGAGAAAGGAACGTGTATGTGTACCTAAGAGTAACTAGTGGCCAACCGGTTATCCACGCCCCGAAAGCAATTGTTGGGTGGGTTACGGAAGATAGCGAACACATACTTTAAAGGCATATGCACTTAAGTTTATCTTCGCAGTCCCGAAGGCAATTTGAGAGGAATGAGCAATAGTCTCCTGATGCTGAATAATAGGCTTGTTGCATGAAGAATTGTGtttgtaaaaaaaaacgGCACGGCGTTATTTTCCAGAAATTGAGAGGGAGAGCTCGACGTAGGaagctttttctttgtttttccttttttttcttggtttTTCGTCCTTGATGCTAAATCTTCGATGAAAATGCTGTGGGGGATTTTGAGTACTGTAACTTAAGATAGTTGATTGAACCGTCAAAGGTAATTTGAAGTTTCCAGTATGCGAGTAGTataaagtaaaaaaaataatgtgatagttcaatttgaatatcaCCTGAAAAGGTTGTTATGGTCCTATTTATTAGGGTTATTGGCTCTATTTGGGCgcgttttttttttggcctTATTTAAATGTCTCCTTGGTAGATTCAATACGCTTATGTGCAAGAGAAATCAGGCACCTAATAGAGATAGGTCGCGTCCTTTACTACAGAATTGCAATTACTACAAGATTGCAAAGAAGGCCTTTAAAACTATTATATTCGGCTCCATATAGCGATTTATACGAAATGAAAGGAAAACGAACCTTCATCTTTTTGAGTTGAAGAGAAGTACCTGTGTTATATTTTAGGTGTTTTCAAGGTAACAGAATGCCTCTTAAAGAAAAGCCAGACTTGCAATAAAgtactatttttttcacacACGATGGAGACGTGCAGCGCAGATGGATTTGTCCAGCTGTCTCTTATAAAACTGCAGTGATATTCAAGGAGACGGCGACCTGTCAAGTATCAGAGATTCATAATAATGGAAGAATAAATCTGCTGCAGGCTCATATCAAGGATTGAGCCATATTTTACGAACTCGAAATTCTTGGCcaagcaatttttttctgattTGAGTTGTACAGGGGGTTAAGTGAATATGCAGCCCACATGACTTTTTTGTTCCTCAAATTTGGCGTTGTACCTCGCAACAAACGATGGTCAAGCCCGCGAATGCTGTTCTAGCCCTCCCGATTGAAGTTCAAAGGATGTTCCTGTCAAAAAAAAGCGCAGCCAAATGTAAAGGTCAACGCATCATCCATTCAGTAGTAGAAGTGCACTTGCGTACTTTGTTTTccattcaatatttttttcttgcttttcGTCCTTGTTCCTATGAGtctcgagaaaaatgatTGTACAACGGCTCATGTGTCTACCAGAAGCGCTACGTACATTTCACTGTAAAAAATGCAACATATTG encodes:
- the YND1 gene encoding apyrase (similar to Saccharomyces cerevisiae YND1 (YER005W); ancestral locus Anc_7.149), with translation MFVDSLTKDFYGVVIDAGSSGSRIHIFKWQNPNYPDDESTIPNMLHSVPQIYQSPEWTHKITPGLSSYEHKADKAFSDHVKPLLEFAEEIIPKEKLRDTPVFIQATAGMRLLPDKKREKILKNLCTGINKYNKFLLQDCNSQIEVIDGEMEGIYGWLGLNYLSGHFNNYELTEANHFSFGFMDMGGASAQIAFVPSDPAEIKKHRDDIATVYLKSINGDVQAWNVFVSTWLGFGANQARKRYLAQLINALPENTNDYDDDDLTTRKITDPCMPSGCERKFEFKGKKFSAIGSGNFEQCSKSIYPLLLKNLPCEDEPCLFNGVHTPKIDFEKDRFVGISEYWYTPNDVFKLGGPYDYKKFSKSVEEFCNTDWQTIKKNSDSGEYNSTPVEFLADTCFKSNWILNILHEGFNMPYERTNNLSLEDNTPDHPTFQSLGSLQDIELSWTLGKILLYASGGVTAGSRSVHVGVEPSEIQAKISGKSFILGSLPLSTSSNLFKSENLWSFFTIMILIVFLLYFSFWKRTLLRHFQLHKLNHLINLIKMKVAKFRNSHAMFEPLSQLEEGMFPPDDGNRDNLNNFKMGSKSMSNLRRDISRQEIGRPMSSTSSTANSPVVSPLSQRNSSSQSSKKLKTAFSLADFSKFDH
- the NUG1 gene encoding RNA-binding GTPase NUG1 (similar to Saccharomyces cerevisiae NUG1 (YER006W); ancestral locus Anc_7.150) — protein: MRVRKRTSKRTSTRMREGIKKKATAQRRKERKHAKTDPTWKSRHKKDPGIPSSFPYKAKILEEIEAKKQKDLEMKELAKQQRLQARQEALKAGDDIMEEDEFADDGQDGLAALVASAQQAAAEYEGVPNQAVDTQIDENDIVDYDINFYDEESTDSELEKSRKAYDKIFKTVVDASDVVLYVLDARDPEGTRSRKVEEAVLQSQGKRLILILNKVDLVPPYVLEQWLNVLKSSFPTIPLRASPGATTGTSFNKKLTQSVTASALLEALKTYSNNSNLKRSIVVGVIGYPNVGKSSVINAIVSRRGGQSKVCPVGNQAGVTTSLREVKIDNKLKILDSPGICFPTENKKKTKTEQEAELALLNALPPKYIVDPYPSVLMLIKRLSKSDEMTDSFKKFYELPPIPSNDADTFTKHFLIHVARKRGRLGKGGVPNLASAGISVLNDWRDGKFLGWVLPNASKYATNEISGTPIEKGNAAASPKTVEETTIVSSWSKEFDLDSLFGTLDSAIHSAAENDVQMN